The Cloacibacterium caeni region TAAGAGAGAAAAAAATTATTTTAGAGGAGTTTAAACGTTACGATTCTTAATATAAAATGAAAACCTCAAGCAATTGAGGTTTTTAGATTTTGTCTCTCATTAAAATTTACCTTTTATTAGTTAAAAATTAATAAATTTGCTTTTCAATTAAAACAATGGAAGCTACTCAAAAAGAAAAAAATATAGGTGTAATAAAAGATGTTCTGAAGCAATATTTACAAGATAAAGCCTACAGAAACACTCCAGAAAGATATGCCATTTTAGAAGAGATTTATAATATGGATCATCACTTTAATGTAGATGATTTATATCTCATCATGATTAATAAAAAATATCATGTTTCTAAGGCAACCATCTATAATACTATAGAAATTTTTCTAGATGCAGGCTTGATTCGTAAACACCAGTTCGGCGAAAAGACACTTTCTTCATCTTCTTACGAAAAATCTTATTTTGATAAGCAACATGACCATTTAGTGATTTACAAAGATGGCTCAGACAAAGAGATTGAAGAAATTATAGAATTTTGCGACCCTAGAATTCAGGGCATCAAACAATCCATCGAAGAAGCGTTTGGCGTGAAAATTGACAATCATTCATTATATTTTTACGGACACAAAAAAAAATAATGAAAAAAATCCTTTTCGTACTCTTCATTTTTATTTATGCTTTAGGTTTTTCGCAGATTGATAAACTCAATTCCAAAGAACCTTTAGTAAAAGACCCTTATTTCAAAAAAGAAACCAATGTAGCGGTTCAGCCCGGTCAAAAAGTACGTTTCATTCACTCAGATTTATTCGAAAGAAAACCAGACATGTACGGAGGAAATCCTTTCTTCACAGGAAATGTGCAATTCGAACACCAAGGTGCAATGTTGACGGCAGACCGAGTGATTTTCTACGAAAAAGAAAATTTTGCTAAAGCCATTGGAAACGTTTTGCTTGTTACTTCAGACGGAAACAGAATTACCTCAAACGAAATGGAGTATGATGGAAATACTCAACGAGGAATTGCCCGTGGAAAAGTGGTGCTTACTGATGCGAAACAAACCATTTCTACAGATGTTTTGTATTATGACAGAGTAAAAAATACAGCTTATTTCAATTCTGGTGGAACCATTAATGATGGCAGAAACACCATGTGGACTCAGTCTGCTACTTATTTCATTGATTCTAAAACCAATGAATTTACCAATAATTACACTATTGATAATGCCCAATATAGAGTAGAAGGAAAAAATATCAAACATTATCAAAATACCAATGTTGCAGAGTTTTTCGGGCCTACAACAATTATCAATAAAGAGAAACCTTCTAATTACGTCTACACGGAAAATGGAAAGTATCTCATGAACGAAAAACAAGTGTATCTCAATAAAAATTCTAGAATTTATTACAACGGTAAAATTCTGAAAGGAGATAAAATGTTTTTTAATCAACTCACAGGCTTTGGTAAAGCAGAAGGAAACGTAAGATTAGACGACCCGAAGGAAAATCGTTACATCATCGGTGGTTACGGAGAAATCTACGAAAAAATAGATTCGGCGATGATTACCCAAAAACCTTATGCGGTAAAAATTATGAATCAAGATACAGCTTATATTGCTGCGGAAAGATTTTTAAGTTACCAAAAATTAGATTCTACCAATAAGAAAAAAAGTTTCCTTCGTGGATATAAAAAAGTGAGATTGTTCATGACCAAAGCACAAGGTAGAGCAGATTCTTTGAGCTTTAATGAAACGGATGGAATTCTTCATTTAAACGTGAAACCTCTTTTCTGGAGTGGCGAAAAACAAATTTCTGGAGATAAAATTGAAGCATATTTCAATACAACGGAACAAAATATAGACTCTCTAAAAGTCATTGGAAATGCATTTGCAATTTCTAAAGCAGATTCTCTCACGTTGAAAGATGAGTTCAATCAAGTGAAAGGAAATTTAATGACCGTTTTTTATCAAAACAACGAAATTAAAATTGCCAAAGTAACAGGAAACGCTCAAGCCATTACTTATGCAGATTCTGAAGATGCGCAGACCAAAAAATTAGATAGAATCGGTATTGCACTTTCTACTTGTGGACAAATTGAAGCACTTTTTGAAGAAAGAAAAATTCAGATTCTCTCTTGTAATATTGGAGCCAATTCAGATATTTACCCGATGAGTATGATTGCTCCAGATAAACGAAAATTCACAGATTTTAATTGGAATACCAAAGATCGACCACGGAAATGGGAAGATATTTTCTTAGACACGCCTAATTATGAAGAAGTGAAATATGAAACAGACGATACGCTGTACCAAAAAGCGGAAGAACTTCGTAAAAAAGAAGAAGCCAAGAAAAAACCAAAAACCATCAAAAGAGATAGAAAGCTATAAATCTATAGAGTCGGACTTTAGTCCGACTTTTTATTTTTGAAATCAATTTTTACTTTAACAAAACTTTTAATAAAAATAAGAGGTCACAACTTAATTACATATCGGTAAAACTTTAATATCTCGCTGATTACGCTAATTTTGCAAATAAAAATTCAGCATCTATTCATCTGCTGAATCAGCGAGAGTAAAAAAACGGAAAAACCTTTAAATTTAGAATTTGGAAATATGAAATTATCTTGTGATTTCTGTAAAAAATTTTTTAAAAACTTCCATCTTCCAACTTTTATCTTCTTTATCTTTGCAAAATGAAACAAGAATTTTTCAAATATCAAGCACAAACTACACCTTATGCAGCAGGTTTCGAAGTAGAAAAAGCAATAGGAAGTTATATTTATGGAAAAGATGGTAGAGCTTATTTAGATTTTGTAGCGGGAGTTTCTGCCAATACTTTGGGACATTCTCATCCTAAAGTGGTGAATGCAATTAAAGAACAGGCAGATAAATATCTTCACGTAATGGTTTACGGAGAATATGCTCAGGAAAAACCGGTGGAACTGTGCAGACTTTTATCAGAAGCTACTCCAGAACCTTTAGAAGTTACCTATTTGGTAAATTCTGGTGCAGAAGCGATTGATGGAGCACTGAAATTAGCCAAAAGATATACAGGAAGAGAAGAAATTATCTCCATGAAAAATTCTTATCATGGCAATACTCATGGCGCTTTGTCGGTTTCGGGAAATGAGTTTCACAAGAGAGAATTTCGTCCTTTGTTGCCGATGATTACTTTCATAGAATTTAATAATGAAGAAGAATTTTCTAAAATTACTGAAAAAACAGCTTG contains the following coding sequences:
- a CDS encoding Fur family transcriptional regulator; its protein translation is MEATQKEKNIGVIKDVLKQYLQDKAYRNTPERYAILEEIYNMDHHFNVDDLYLIMINKKYHVSKATIYNTIEIFLDAGLIRKHQFGEKTLSSSSYEKSYFDKQHDHLVIYKDGSDKEIEEIIEFCDPRIQGIKQSIEEAFGVKIDNHSLYFYGHKKK
- a CDS encoding OstA-like protein, translating into MKKILFVLFIFIYALGFSQIDKLNSKEPLVKDPYFKKETNVAVQPGQKVRFIHSDLFERKPDMYGGNPFFTGNVQFEHQGAMLTADRVIFYEKENFAKAIGNVLLVTSDGNRITSNEMEYDGNTQRGIARGKVVLTDAKQTISTDVLYYDRVKNTAYFNSGGTINDGRNTMWTQSATYFIDSKTNEFTNNYTIDNAQYRVEGKNIKHYQNTNVAEFFGPTTIINKEKPSNYVYTENGKYLMNEKQVYLNKNSRIYYNGKILKGDKMFFNQLTGFGKAEGNVRLDDPKENRYIIGGYGEIYEKIDSAMITQKPYAVKIMNQDTAYIAAERFLSYQKLDSTNKKKSFLRGYKKVRLFMTKAQGRADSLSFNETDGILHLNVKPLFWSGEKQISGDKIEAYFNTTEQNIDSLKVIGNAFAISKADSLTLKDEFNQVKGNLMTVFYQNNEIKIAKVTGNAQAITYADSEDAQTKKLDRIGIALSTCGQIEALFEERKIQILSCNIGANSDIYPMSMIAPDKRKFTDFNWNTKDRPRKWEDIFLDTPNYEEVKYETDDTLYQKAEELRKKEEAKKKPKTIKRDRKL